Proteins from a single region of Gaiellales bacterium:
- a CDS encoding MDR family MFS transporter, which translates to MEQEKPRIGPIFGALMLVLLVASLDQTIVSTALPTIAGDLGGSSKLAWVVTAYMLASTVTTPLAGKLGDQFGRKIVLQTALATFLIGSALCGAAHSMTELIAFRAIQGLGGGGLMVTTQAAIGDVVPARDRGRYAGLLGGVFGLSTVIGPLLGGFFVDNLSWRWIFYVNIPIGVLALVVLQVVFHPRTSHTLHVIDYLGITFLAAGLSAIVLLTTLGGVDYAWLSFETAMLAVISLVCLAGFLVAERRAAEPVLPLNLFRNRIFAATSAVGFVVGIALFGSVTYLPLFLQLVKGSSPTVSGLEMLPLMAGVLISSIGSGQVISRTGRYKVFPILGTALMVAGMLLLARLTVSTSIGSAGLSMLVLGLGLGGVMQVLILVVQNAVDYSQLGVATSGASLFRSMGGSIGTPIFGAILTNRLTSNLAASLPGPPPSGVDLERGATPALIASLPAPIKDAFRGAYVDALHPVFLTGAGFAVLAFVLTWFIPEVPLRKTVKAQGAAGTAAAPLHGSSMAELEAQAASLAGRERRHLIYERLADTSGVELAPREMWLLFRIVEQVPGVVESFQLDPQLDALRDKGLVDGGCALTPDGEAALERLRAARRGRVEALLSDWEPERHGEILQIVGRLTQSLAEEPPEPVATGVVSDHRTG; encoded by the coding sequence GTGGAACAGGAGAAACCCCGGATCGGCCCCATCTTCGGGGCGCTCATGCTGGTGCTGCTGGTCGCCTCGCTCGACCAGACGATCGTCTCGACGGCGCTGCCCACCATCGCCGGCGACCTGGGCGGGTCGTCGAAGCTGGCGTGGGTGGTCACCGCCTACATGCTGGCCTCGACGGTGACCACCCCGCTGGCGGGCAAGCTGGGCGACCAGTTCGGGCGCAAGATCGTGCTGCAGACGGCCCTGGCGACGTTCCTGATCGGCTCGGCGCTGTGCGGCGCCGCCCACAGCATGACCGAGCTGATCGCGTTCCGGGCCATCCAGGGCCTCGGCGGGGGCGGCCTGATGGTCACGACCCAGGCGGCCATCGGCGACGTCGTCCCGGCCCGCGACCGCGGCCGCTACGCCGGCCTGTTGGGCGGGGTCTTCGGGCTCTCCACGGTGATCGGCCCGCTGCTCGGCGGGTTCTTCGTCGACAACCTCTCGTGGCGCTGGATCTTCTACGTGAACATCCCGATCGGCGTGCTCGCGCTGGTCGTGCTCCAGGTCGTGTTCCATCCGCGCACGAGCCACACCCTGCACGTCATCGACTACCTCGGCATCACCTTCCTCGCCGCGGGCCTCTCGGCGATCGTGCTGCTGACGACGCTGGGCGGTGTGGACTACGCGTGGCTCTCCTTCGAGACCGCCATGCTGGCGGTGATCTCGCTGGTCTGCCTGGCCGGGTTCCTCGTCGCCGAGCGACGGGCGGCCGAGCCGGTGCTCCCGCTGAACCTCTTCCGCAACAGGATCTTCGCTGCGACCAGTGCGGTCGGCTTCGTGGTCGGGATCGCGCTCTTCGGATCGGTCACCTATCTGCCGCTGTTCCTCCAGCTCGTCAAGGGATCGAGCCCCACGGTGTCGGGGCTCGAGATGCTGCCGCTGATGGCGGGGGTGCTGATCTCGTCGATCGGGAGCGGCCAGGTGATCTCCCGCACGGGCCGGTACAAGGTCTTCCCGATCCTCGGCACGGCGCTCATGGTGGCCGGCATGCTGCTGCTGGCGCGGCTGACCGTCTCGACGTCGATCGGATCGGCGGGGCTCTCGATGCTCGTGCTCGGCCTCGGTCTCGGCGGCGTCATGCAGGTGCTGATCCTGGTCGTGCAGAACGCCGTCGACTATTCGCAGCTCGGCGTCGCGACCTCCGGGGCGAGCCTGTTCCGATCGATGGGCGGCTCGATCGGCACCCCCATCTTCGGCGCGATCCTGACCAACCGGCTCACGTCGAACCTGGCGGCGTCCCTGCCCGGCCCGCCGCCGAGCGGCGTCGACCTCGAGCGGGGCGCCACCCCGGCGTTGATCGCCTCGCTCCCCGCGCCGATCAAGGACGCGTTCCGCGGCGCCTACGTCGACGCGCTCCACCCGGTGTTCCTGACGGGGGCGGGGTTCGCGGTGCTGGCGTTCGTGCTCACCTGGTTCATCCCCGAGGTGCCGCTGCGAAAGACGGTCAAGGCCCAGGGCGCAGCCGGTACGGCGGCCGCCCCGCTGCACGGCAGCTCGATGGCGGAGCTCGAGGCACAGGCGGCGTCGCTCGCAGGGCGCGAGCGGCGGCACCTGATCTACGAGCGACTCGCCGATACGTCGGGGGTCGAGCTGGCGCCGCGGGAGATGTGGCTGCTCTTCCGGATCGTCGAGCAGGTGCCGGGCGTGGTCGAGTCGTTCCAGCTCGATCCCCAGCTGGACGCGTTGAGGGACAAGGGGCTCGTCGACGGCGGCTGCGCTCTCACGCCCGATGGCGAGGCCGCCCTCGAGCGGCTGCGGGCCGCCCGCCGCGGGCGCGTCGAGGCGCTCCTCTCGGACTGGGAGCCGGAGCGGCACGGCGAGATCCTGCAGATCGTCGGACGGCTGACGCAGTCGCTCGCCGAGGAGCCGCCCGAGCCCGTCGCGACCGGCGTCGTATCAGACCACCGGACCGGCTAG
- a CDS encoding HD domain-containing phosphohydrolase has protein sequence MVGSVAVTPLRFTGEFLTALAAADDRRGIADVLAGELHARLSLDGVLVHEHLAGRSHTWAQRGVVKPPVAPRIAAVRSGEARAGGFGYAGTATPRWVIVCARSPAASEEELSYLAMACETALVAAAHAARVNEERTAARTGRALVELGQALALEHGEDRVLHLLTLAVARLVDQDGVSAWQATEGSFTLVSAHGFAGRRRSAMAAQVPHSQLLDELTASRRLRMLTREEAPALVRGPLAGVVPIGEREGNHALLVVERRAAFDAAEEALLLGVADQALLALANERLLSEQRDALSGTVACLGRALALRHRETAEHSDRLTSDCTAVGRALGMTGDDLRDLTYAAALHDLGKIGVPERVLGNRGPLDSEGWRLIHAHPELGAQIIDPVGALAGAAALIRACHEHWDGKGYPRGLAGEDIPLGARVILACDAYHAMCEERSYQAALPPEAARERLRELAGADFDPRVVDALLVHLETAAATAVRA, from the coding sequence ATGGTGGGCAGCGTGGCGGTCACCCCGCTTCGGTTCACGGGCGAGTTCCTGACCGCACTCGCTGCGGCCGACGACCGGCGCGGCATCGCCGACGTGCTGGCGGGCGAGCTGCACGCGCGCCTGAGCCTGGACGGCGTGCTCGTGCACGAGCATCTGGCCGGCCGCAGCCACACCTGGGCGCAGCGCGGGGTCGTGAAGCCGCCGGTTGCGCCCCGGATCGCGGCCGTGCGCTCCGGCGAGGCCCGCGCCGGCGGCTTCGGGTACGCGGGGACGGCGACGCCGCGATGGGTGATCGTCTGCGCCCGCTCCCCCGCGGCCAGCGAAGAGGAGCTCTCGTACCTGGCGATGGCATGCGAGACGGCGCTCGTGGCCGCCGCGCATGCCGCGCGAGTGAACGAGGAGCGCACGGCGGCGCGCACCGGCCGCGCGCTGGTCGAGCTCGGCCAGGCGCTCGCCCTCGAGCACGGCGAGGATCGTGTCCTGCACCTGCTCACCCTGGCGGTGGCGAGGCTTGTCGACCAGGACGGCGTCTCCGCCTGGCAGGCGACCGAGGGCAGCTTCACCCTCGTGTCGGCCCACGGGTTCGCCGGCCGGCGCCGCTCGGCCATGGCCGCCCAGGTGCCCCACAGCCAGCTCCTCGACGAGCTGACCGCGTCGCGGCGGCTGCGGATGCTGACGCGTGAGGAGGCGCCGGCGCTCGTCCGCGGCCCGCTCGCGGGCGTCGTCCCGATCGGCGAGCGGGAGGGCAATCACGCCCTGCTCGTCGTCGAGCGCCGGGCCGCGTTCGACGCGGCCGAGGAGGCGCTGCTCCTCGGCGTCGCCGACCAGGCCCTGCTCGCGCTCGCGAACGAGCGCCTGCTGTCCGAGCAGCGCGACGCCCTGTCCGGGACGGTCGCATGCCTCGGCCGCGCGCTCGCGCTGCGCCACCGCGAGACGGCCGAGCATTCCGACCGGCTCACGTCGGACTGCACCGCGGTCGGGCGGGCGCTCGGGATGACCGGCGACGACCTGCGCGACCTGACCTACGCCGCCGCGCTCCACGACCTCGGCAAGATCGGCGTGCCCGAGCGGGTGCTGGGAAACCGCGGCCCGCTCGACAGCGAGGGCTGGCGCCTGATCCACGCCCACCCCGAGCTCGGCGCCCAGATCATCGACCCCGTCGGCGCACTGGCCGGCGCGGCGGCGCTGATCCGGGCCTGCCACGAGCACTGGGACGGCAAGGGCTACCCGCGCGGCCTGGCCGGCGAGGACATCCCGCTCGGCGCGCGCGTCATCCTCGCCTGCGACGCCTACCACGCGATGTGCGAGGAGCGCAGCTACCAGGCGGCGCTGCCGCCGGAGGCGGCCCGCGAGCGGCTGCGGGAGCTGGCCGGCGCCGACTTCGACCCGCGCGTCGTCGACGCCCTGCTCGTCCACCTCGAGACCGCCGCCGCAACAGCCGTGCGCGCCTGA
- a CDS encoding fibronectin type III domain-containing protein, with product MDVGISRSSIGLRAFAAACLAGAFLCAGAAAALATSPPPPPPASPPPASGPTGGGGGSTTGTTQPTGGSTHRTPPPDTRAPGRVLGLQAITKTPGKITLRWSNPHASDLAGIVIRRGFAACPASAGDGVQVGGTSVRTVQVDTGAVDNTRYCYAAFAFDANGNYSRAAVDRGVLNPGDRTPPGPVTGLAVATNAQGQIVVTWQNPQHAGIAFDAVRRGVAPNCPTGPADGSPVGNEKVRASQVDSSAKPGVTYCYRVFALDASGNASAAVTGQDWALPKPAAVHHATPAQGSATSTGGRLTSTLMRGVAVAGFLMVLLMVVATIVTRRRTHSSAYARAARGQLAPARQFGPMSASGPGALVIPALAVLGCGAAVALVLLNL from the coding sequence GTGGACGTGGGGATTTCGAGATCAAGCATTGGGCTCCGGGCGTTCGCGGCTGCATGCCTGGCGGGCGCGTTTCTGTGCGCCGGCGCCGCCGCGGCGCTCGCCACGAGCCCGCCGCCGCCCCCGCCCGCCTCGCCTCCGCCCGCGTCCGGCCCGACCGGCGGCGGCGGCGGCTCGACGACGGGGACGACCCAGCCGACGGGCGGCTCGACGCACCGGACGCCCCCGCCCGACACCCGGGCGCCGGGCCGCGTCCTCGGCCTGCAGGCGATCACGAAGACGCCCGGCAAGATCACGCTGCGGTGGTCGAACCCGCACGCCTCAGACCTCGCCGGCATCGTCATCCGCCGCGGCTTCGCCGCCTGCCCGGCCTCGGCCGGCGACGGCGTGCAGGTCGGCGGCACCAGCGTGCGCACCGTCCAGGTCGACACCGGCGCGGTCGACAACACCCGCTACTGCTACGCGGCCTTCGCCTTCGACGCGAACGGCAACTACTCGCGGGCGGCGGTCGACCGCGGCGTGCTCAACCCCGGCGACCGGACGCCGCCCGGGCCGGTCACCGGCCTCGCAGTGGCAACGAACGCCCAGGGCCAGATCGTCGTCACCTGGCAGAACCCGCAGCACGCCGGCATCGCGTTCGACGCCGTGCGCCGCGGTGTCGCCCCCAACTGCCCGACCGGCCCCGCCGACGGATCGCCGGTCGGCAACGAGAAGGTCCGCGCGTCGCAGGTCGACAGCTCCGCAAAGCCCGGCGTCACCTACTGCTATCGCGTCTTCGCGCTCGACGCGTCCGGCAATGCCTCCGCCGCCGTAACCGGCCAGGACTGGGCTCTGCCGAAGCCCGCGGCGGTGCACCACGCCACCCCCGCCCAGGGGTCCGCGACGTCCACCGGCGGCCGGCTCACGTCCACGCTCATGCGCGGCGTCGCCGTCGCCGGGTTCCTGATGGTGCTCCTGATGGTCGTCGCCACCATCGTGACGCGGCGGCGCACTCATTCGAGCGCCTACGCCCGCGCAGCGCGCGGCCAGCTCGCCCCCGCCCGCCAGTTCGGGCCGATGTCGGCGTCCGGCCCGGGCGCCCTCGTGATCCCGGCGCTGGCCGTGCTCGGCTGCGGCGCCGCGGTCGCGCTCGTCCTGCTCAACCTCTGA
- a CDS encoding choice-of-anchor D domain-containing protein, translated as MALATSGSGAMGITAGVFGAQPNAVDFGNVAASAPQTITETLTNNGAGTVNISSTSLSGPDQGDFSLSNNSCQGAAVDPNNTCSVDITFQPSSNSSESASLDIADDDPSSPQSVPLSGTGVADQFSVAGGPLDFGDQRVGTTSPNQTVIVTNNTDYAANPANANVTGANSGDFGASGCSGSVSGGNSNNTCTVDVDFTPGATGTRNATLNVAGQQVSLTGNGTDPSAGVSPGSFNFGNQPLHVISQTETITLQNNGNGPLTYSSTSVGGANPGDFSVSDADCAAKVTLAPNASCAITVAFNPTATGARSAVININDDDPQNGTQSVNVSGTGTPSSVGFSPVTVTYTKAIPAGTSSPGHVVTIRNLTSSPMPIVSTALGGTNPKNFIRSADTCTGQVLQPSATCTIHVAFTPSAAGRRTAVLSVTDNGSVGPHTHQVTLTGRATAPKNPKSVRGTVGCSSVTVHWVPNTATRFAGTIVVRNHARYPTSPSDGHVVPHSSGVAHDGGLKHFSNYYYRVFAKYHSLTHKGQLNYSKGVRLREHTGEICTPQNGARLHNLRPRFTWLPYPTQNGYAFVLQRGQTTIEIDYTRKTAWQTPATWRYRSRTHRLARDRSYTFYLYAYPAAHPNGIFIGKVSFSER; from the coding sequence GTGGCGCTCGCCACGTCGGGCTCCGGGGCGATGGGCATCACCGCCGGCGTGTTCGGGGCCCAGCCCAACGCCGTCGACTTCGGCAACGTCGCAGCGAGCGCGCCGCAGACGATCACCGAGACGCTCACGAACAACGGGGCCGGCACCGTCAACATCTCTTCGACCTCGCTCAGCGGCCCCGATCAGGGAGACTTCTCGCTGAGCAACAACTCGTGCCAGGGCGCGGCCGTCGACCCGAACAACACCTGCTCGGTCGACATCACGTTCCAGCCGAGCTCGAACAGCTCCGAGAGCGCATCTCTCGACATCGCGGACGACGACCCCAGCTCCCCGCAGAGCGTGCCCCTGAGCGGCACCGGCGTCGCCGACCAGTTCTCGGTCGCGGGCGGGCCGCTCGACTTCGGCGACCAGCGGGTCGGCACGACGTCGCCCAACCAGACGGTCATCGTCACGAACAACACCGACTACGCCGCCAACCCGGCCAACGCCAACGTGACCGGGGCGAACTCAGGCGACTTCGGCGCCTCCGGGTGCTCGGGTTCCGTCTCGGGCGGCAACAGCAACAACACCTGCACGGTCGACGTCGACTTCACGCCCGGTGCCACGGGCACGCGCAACGCGACCCTGAACGTCGCGGGCCAGCAGGTCAGCCTGACGGGCAACGGCACCGACCCGAGCGCGGGCGTCTCGCCGGGCAGCTTCAACTTCGGCAACCAGCCGCTGCACGTCATCTCGCAGACCGAGACGATCACGCTGCAGAACAACGGCAACGGCCCGCTCACCTACTCGAGCACGAGCGTGGGCGGCGCGAACCCGGGCGACTTCTCGGTGAGCGACGCCGACTGCGCGGCCAAGGTCACGCTTGCGCCCAACGCCTCGTGCGCGATCACTGTCGCCTTCAACCCGACGGCGACAGGCGCCCGTTCGGCCGTGATCAACATCAACGACGACGACCCCCAGAACGGGACGCAGAGCGTGAACGTGTCCGGCACGGGCACGCCCTCATCGGTCGGCTTCTCGCCGGTCACCGTGACCTACACGAAGGCGATCCCGGCGGGCACGTCCTCGCCCGGCCACGTGGTGACGATCCGAAACCTGACGAGCAGCCCGATGCCGATCGTCTCGACGGCGCTCGGGGGCACGAACCCGAAGAACTTCATCCGCTCGGCCGACACGTGCACCGGCCAGGTGCTCCAGCCCAGCGCCACGTGCACGATCCACGTCGCGTTCACGCCGTCGGCCGCCGGCCGCCGCACCGCCGTCCTCTCGGTCACCGACAACGGAAGCGTCGGCCCGCACACCCACCAGGTGACGCTGACCGGCAGGGCCACGGCGCCGAAGAACCCGAAGAGCGTCCGCGGGACGGTCGGCTGCAGCTCGGTGACCGTCCACTGGGTGCCGAACACGGCGACCCGGTTCGCCGGCACGATCGTCGTGCGCAACCACGCCCGCTACCCGACCAGCCCGAGCGACGGCCACGTGGTGCCCCACTCGTCCGGGGTCGCCCACGACGGCGGCCTGAAGCACTTCTCGAACTACTACTACCGCGTGTTCGCGAAGTACCACTCGCTGACGCACAAAGGCCAGCTCAACTACTCCAAGGGCGTGCGCCTGCGCGAGCACACCGGCGAGATCTGCACGCCGCAGAACGGCGCCCGGCTGCACAACCTGCGGCCGCGCTTCACCTGGCTGCCGTACCCGACCCAGAACGGCTACGCGTTCGTGCTCCAGCGCGGGCAGACGACGATCGAGATCGACTACACGCGCAAGACCGCGTGGCAGACGCCGGCGACGTGGCGCTACCGCTCGCGCACCCACCGGCTGGCCCGCGACCGCAGCTACACGTTCTACCTGTACGCCTACCCGGCCGCGCACCCGAACGGCATCTTCATCGGCAAGGTCTCGTTCAGCGAGCGCTGA
- a CDS encoding mannosyltransferase family protein encodes MWRRVLVVWSASRLAVLSLGYLLTIELGWHRALQPWQTTWVRAVTGWDSVFYIRISHVGYHPGKIEAFFPLYPLGIRAVREAAQVGDAVAALVVSNLAVLAALAGMYVLARDRLSEDHAKRSILYLVLSPYAFALTMAYSEGPFLAFTVWLFVLSDRERDLAATPLAYAAGLTRVTGLALVPPLALRAWRRRTLSAWVLAAAPLAAFCTQAAWLNHAAGDPLGMVHVQSQWGGHPAFPLVSLGDQFWRFATTRDVFFLARGLTVIAYLALLVTLIRQERFRATRAEDVLFVAGVFAMPLLSSVLQSVGRFGLVAFPLAFAMADIGLRRESWHRAYVVFAPTLQIVFFTSVALGYRPP; translated from the coding sequence ATGTGGCGGCGCGTCCTCGTCGTATGGTCGGCCAGCCGCCTCGCGGTCTTGAGCCTGGGTTACCTGCTCACGATCGAGCTCGGCTGGCACCGCGCGCTGCAGCCGTGGCAGACCACCTGGGTGCGGGCGGTGACCGGGTGGGACTCGGTCTTCTACATCCGCATCTCGCACGTCGGCTACCACCCCGGCAAGATCGAGGCGTTCTTCCCGCTCTACCCGCTCGGGATCCGGGCCGTGCGGGAGGCCGCCCAGGTCGGCGACGCGGTGGCTGCGCTGGTCGTCTCGAACCTGGCGGTGCTCGCGGCCCTGGCCGGCATGTACGTCCTCGCCCGCGACCGGCTGTCCGAGGACCACGCGAAGCGCAGCATCCTCTACCTGGTGCTCTCGCCGTACGCCTTCGCGCTCACGATGGCCTACAGCGAGGGGCCGTTCCTGGCCTTCACCGTGTGGCTCTTCGTGCTCTCCGACCGCGAGCGCGACCTGGCGGCGACGCCGCTCGCCTACGCCGCCGGCCTGACCCGCGTCACCGGCCTCGCGCTGGTGCCGCCGCTGGCGCTGCGGGCGTGGCGGCGGCGGACGCTCTCGGCGTGGGTGCTCGCGGCCGCGCCGCTGGCGGCGTTCTGCACCCAGGCCGCCTGGCTCAACCACGCGGCCGGCGACCCGCTGGGGATGGTGCACGTGCAGTCGCAGTGGGGCGGCCACCCCGCGTTCCCGCTGGTCAGCCTCGGCGACCAGTTCTGGCGCTTCGCCACCACCCGCGACGTCTTCTTCCTGGCCCGCGGGCTGACGGTCATCGCCTACCTGGCGCTGCTCGTCACGCTCATCCGCCAGGAGCGGTTCCGGGCGACGCGGGCCGAGGACGTGCTGTTCGTCGCCGGCGTCTTCGCGATGCCGCTGCTCTCGTCGGTGCTGCAGTCCGTCGGTCGCTTCGGACTGGTGGCGTTCCCGCTCGCGTTCGCGATGGCCGACATCGGCCTGCGCCGCGAGTCGTGGCACCGGGCCTACGTGGTCTTCGCGCCGACGCTCCAGATCGTCTTCTTCACCTCGGTCGCGCTCGGCTACCGGCCGCCGTGA
- a CDS encoding calcium-binding protein, translated as MSCTYTSGTRTAAITMGAGNSATIVLSGTALDVNGTQCQTATVTNTDTVNVTGSTGSESVTIDLGGGAFTNANGDIAFNLAMSTNGPAGDTLTVDGAPTADNIVFGASGVDLTNDGSVDVTTTGTENFAANAGAGDDTVSGAGSGATGAAFATALSLNGGAGNDTLTGGDGGDTFVGGAGNDGISGGNGSDTVDYSSSEAGVNVDLTAGTASDGEGGSDTLAGIQTVLGSSFHDVLHGGASGGDTLLGDGGNDLLVSGGASDVMDGNAGINTVSYVDAGAAVTVNLATGSGTGSGSGADTVLNVQRITGSAFSDTLTGDSENNRITGLAGNDTESGGLGNDTFAMGAAPDGADVLSGGAGVDTVLYSSRTGVINVNLTGVTSTNGAVGEGDTINGDVENAAGGSGRDTLVGNAGNNTLTGARGADVLRGLAGNDRLLAGRGADFLAGGAGNDLMNGGLGNDTCRDRLGVNTRISC; from the coding sequence GTGTCCTGTACGTACACCAGTGGCACGCGAACGGCCGCCATCACGATGGGCGCCGGGAACTCGGCGACGATCGTGCTCTCGGGAACCGCGCTCGACGTCAACGGCACGCAGTGCCAGACGGCCACGGTGACGAACACGGATACCGTGAACGTCACCGGGAGCACCGGCTCCGAAAGCGTGACGATCGACCTCGGCGGCGGCGCGTTCACGAACGCCAATGGAGACATCGCGTTCAACCTCGCGATGAGCACGAACGGGCCCGCGGGTGACACGTTGACGGTCGACGGAGCCCCGACGGCCGACAACATCGTCTTCGGCGCGAGCGGCGTCGACCTGACGAACGACGGCAGCGTCGACGTCACGACCACCGGGACCGAGAACTTCGCGGCCAACGCCGGTGCCGGGGACGACACGGTGTCGGGTGCAGGCAGCGGCGCGACGGGCGCGGCGTTTGCGACGGCCCTCTCGCTCAACGGCGGGGCGGGGAACGACACGCTCACCGGCGGAGACGGCGGCGACACCTTCGTGGGTGGTGCGGGCAACGACGGCATCTCCGGTGGGAACGGCTCGGACACCGTCGACTACAGCTCATCCGAGGCGGGTGTGAACGTCGACCTGACTGCGGGTACCGCGAGCGACGGTGAGGGCGGAAGCGACACGCTGGCGGGCATTCAGACCGTGCTCGGCTCGAGCTTCCACGACGTCCTCCACGGCGGTGCGTCCGGCGGCGACACGCTGCTGGGCGACGGTGGCAACGACCTGCTCGTGAGCGGCGGTGCCAGCGACGTGATGGACGGCAACGCCGGGATCAACACGGTCAGCTACGTCGACGCGGGCGCGGCCGTCACCGTCAATCTCGCCACCGGGAGCGGGACGGGGTCGGGCAGTGGCGCCGACACCGTGCTGAACGTCCAGCGGATCACGGGCTCCGCCTTCAGCGACACGCTGACCGGCGACTCGGAGAACAATCGCATCACCGGTCTCGCCGGGAACGACACGGAGTCGGGCGGCCTCGGAAACGACACGTTTGCGATGGGTGCCGCACCCGATGGGGCCGATGTGCTCTCGGGAGGCGCCGGGGTCGACACCGTGCTCTACAGCTCACGAACCGGCGTCATCAACGTCAACCTCACCGGCGTGACCAGCACGAACGGCGCGGTCGGCGAGGGTGACACCATCAACGGCGACGTCGAGAACGCGGCCGGCGGGTCAGGGCGAGACACCCTCGTCGGGAACGCCGGCAACAACACGCTGACGGGCGCCCGCGGTGCCGACGTTCTGCGCGGGCTGGCCGGCAACGACAGGCTCCTCGCCGGCCGCGGTGCGGACTTCCTGGCCGGCGGAGCGGGGAACGACCTCATGAACGGCGGACTGGGGAACGACACCTGCCGTGACCGGCTCGGTGTCAACACGCGGATCAGCTGCTAG